In the Acidobacteriota bacterium genome, GGGTCGTTGGCGCCCTCGGGATGAGCATCGACCGCAATATCCAGTTCAGCGGTCTGATCGCGCGCACCCTTGGCGGGCTGTTTACGCGGGAGACGTCTCCCAGCCAGTTGATGGGCCCGGTCGCCATTGCGCAGTTGTCGGGCGAATACGCCGCGCTCGGGTGGCTGGCGACTTTCACGTTCATGGCCTCGCTCAGCCTGAACCTCGGCCTGATAAACCTGCTGCCGATTCCCATCCTCGACGGCGGCCACATCCTCATCATGGCCATCGAATCGGTGGCCCGCCGCGATCTGAGCCTGAAGGTCAAGGAGCGGATGGTGATGGCGGGCTTTGTGGCGCTGATGCTGCTGATGGTGACGGTGGTCTATAACGACCTGTCACGCCTCTCCTGGTTCGGCCGCTTCATGCCTGGCGGACATTAGAAACAGCCGTCTGGCCAGTGGCTGAGAATCAGCCAGACAGTGGTTGATGTTCAGCCGGCGATCCCCCGCTATTGGCAATACAGGCGCGTGTCGCTGATGGCACCGCTTATTCACACTCAGGCCATCAAAACTGAATATCGCCGGAAGCGGTTCAGTCTTGCTGAACGCGAGAACGACCGGCTAGCGTCGGCGCAACCCGATGATACTCACCAGGAAGCTGGAGATCATTGTCTGGAATCCGAGGATGGTAACGGTCGCGCCCGCGACGGCGCGGGAGAGATCCTGCCCGGAACAGGCCAGCAGCACGACCCCGGCAACCAGCGCCGCGGCGCCAGAGAGCAGCCCCTTCTCCAGCGTCACCAGTTCATAGAAGCGTGTGAGTTTCGGATCTTCTGGCAGCAGCCGTTCGCTGACCGCAAACGTCTTGGCGAAAATCGCGAAGATGACCGACTGGTATCCACAAAGCAGACACGCGCTCGAGAGCAGCAGCGCTCGCGCGGCGGAGACCTCGCCGGCAGCCGCAGGGGACCAGGCCACGGCATAGCCGCCGGCGCCGACGAGCCACAACAGCAGCCCCGGCATCAGGAACAGCCAGCGCGGCGTGTAGAGCAGGAAGAACCGCAGCGCGCGCCACCCGTCCCGGAACGTCCGCAGATGCGCCCGGTGCACGACGCGCCGGTCGGGATAGACGGTGATGGGAACCTCGGCGATCCGCGCATGCAGGAGGCTGGCCTTGAGGATCATTTCGGCCGCGAATTCCATCCCCGTGCACTGCAGATCGAGCCGTTCGTAGAGTCCCCTGGTGAATCCCCTGAACCCGCAATTGACGTCGTGGACGGGACTCCGGTACCACCACCGGGACAGGAGCGAAAACAGCGGGTTGCCAATCCACCGGTGCGACCATTTCATCGCGCCGGGCATGATGCGTCCGCCGCCTGAGGGTAGCCGGCATCCCTGCGCGAGTTCGGCTCCGCCCCGCAGCCGCGCCACCAATTCGGGGATGGCCTGGAAATCATGCTGGCCATCGGCATCCGCCATGATGATGTAGCCACCGCGCGCCGACCCGATGCCGCCCATCAGGCCGTTGCCGTAGCCTTTGAGGTCGACGCGGACCACCCGCGCGCCGTGGCTGGCCGCAACAATCGGCGAATCGTCCGTGCTGCTGTCAGCGACGACAACCTCGCCGGCAATGTCGTGCTCCTGCAGCACGCCGATGGCGGCGTCGATGCAGGCGCCGATGGTGGCCGCCTCGTTCAGGCAGGGAATGACAATGGAGACTTCGACTGGATTGGTTTCGGCGCCTCGCTCAGGCGTCATCGGCGGTTCCCGGCGGTCGAGGGTGGCAGAAGCACCACGGGCTGCTACGCCTGTTTCGTGGTGCGCACGTGGCGCACGACGGCGGCGACCAGGCCGGCGCTCGTGTGATCGTCGGCGACGATGTCGGCGCGGATGCCGTGCGCCAGCAACGCCTGCGCGGTCACCGGGCCGATGCAGGCGACCAGCGTCCTGCGCAACAAATCGACCAGCGCCTCGGCGCCGTAGATGTCGACGAATTCGCGGGCAGTCGACGGGTTGCCGAACACGAGGATGTCGACCTGTTGCTCGAGCAATTTCTTGTAGAGATCGGGTTCGCCCTTATCGCCCGGCAACACCTTGACGATTCGATAGGCGGCAACCTCAGTCACCTCGGCGCCAGCTCTTCTGAGCTCCGCCGCCAGCACGTCGCGCACGCCTTCGGCGCGCGGAATCAGGATTCGGAGGCGGTCGAGGCGCCGCGATTCGGCGAGCGCCTCGACGATGCCCTCGGGCCTGTACTCGGATGGCTTGGCATCGACGCGGATGCCGAGCGCGGCGAATCGATCGACCGACGTCTGGCCAATCGCACAGATGCCCACACCGTGGAGGCTGCGGACGTCACTGGGCCCTGCCAGCAGCCGTCGAAGGAAGACGTCGGTGCCCGCCAGCGTCGGCAGCACGACCCAGTCGTAGGTGCCGATTTTCGCGCACGCCTCGTCGAGCGTCTCGTAGCCGGTCGGTGGCGCCATACGCACGGTCGGGGCCACGATCACGTCGGCACCCTGGTCTTCGAGCAGGTCGACCAACTCGCGGGCCTGCTCGCGCGGCCGGGTCACCACGACCCGCCGTCCCGACAATGGGCGCACGTCAAACCACCGCATATGCTCACGCAGGGCGGCTACCCGTCCGACGACGACGATCGCCGGCCGGGATTCGGTCGGCAGGGCGGTATCGGCCAGCGAGGCCAGCGTGCCGGTGATCGTGCGCTGCGTGGGCAGCGTGGCGTTGTAGATCAACGCCACCGGCTCGTCATCAGACCGCCCGTTGGCCCGCAGCGCCGCGAGCATGGCCGGAAGCTGCCTGGGACCGGCGTAACAGACGATGGTGCCGTCGAGTTTGGCGAGGCTCGCCCAGTCGAGATCCGGCGTGTCCTCTGTCGCATCCTCGTTACCGCGCACCAGCGTGAGCGTGTCTCCGCCTCCCCGATACGTGACGGCGATACCCGCGTAGGCGGGGCCGCCCACGGCTGCGGGAATGCCCGGCACGACTTCGAACCTCACTCCGTGTTCATGGAGAAACAGCGCTTCCTCGCCGCCATCGTCGAACACGAACGGATCGCCCCACTTCAGCCGCGCCACCTGCTTGCCCTCCCGGACCTTCTCGAGCAGGAGGTAGGCGATCGCGTCACGAGCTGTGCCCTGTGGCGCCGCGCGCCCGACGTCGATGCGCTCGGCATCCGGTCTGGCATACCGCAGGAGAGACGGGTGGACGAGCCGGTCGTACACGACGACGTCAGCCCGCCCGAGGCTGTTGGCCCCGCGCACGGTGATCAGGCCCGGATCGCCCGGGCCGGCCCCGATAAAACAAACCATTGGACGATTCGGCATGGGACACCTGCCCGGCCGGCTACCGGGCGGAAGAAGCATATCAGAGCGACGGCCCGTAGTAGCCCTGCTTGGTCCTCGAACTGGTGCCGGGGCGCTCGACGCGGACGACGACGCGGCGCCATCGGCCGTCCCGGCGAGGATTCTTCGAGGAGTAGCCCAACAGGTACTGGCTCGAAAGCTCCTGCCAGATCTGGTTGTAGATGGCCGGAAGGTCCGCGACCGTCTCGGGAAAGAACACGCGGCCGCCGGTCTGGGTGGTGAGCTGGCGCAGGACGTACTCCGCCTCGCTGTACGCTTTGCCGATATTCGAATCCTGGGCGCGCAGGCCAATCGCGTAGACCGCGGTTTCGGAACGCTTGGTCTGGTCGAGGACTTCCTCAAACGAGACGAGGCTCGAGGTGTCCTCGCCGTCGGTCAGCAACACGATGGCCTGGCGCCGGAGTTCGTCGGCGCTGCGTGCCTGGTTCTTCTTGAGTTCCTTGAGCGCGATGTAGACCGCGTTATAGAGCGCCGTCGACCCGCCGGCCGAGAGCGAGGCGATGGCGCGATCCAGATCCGGGTGGGCGCTGGTGAACGGCAGCAGGACGTTGACGCGACTGTCGAAATTGATCAGTTGCGTCCGATCTTCGGGCCGGAGGTGCGCGACGAACCCGCCGGCTGCCGCCCGGACCGTCGCGATCTTTTCGTCCATGCTGGCGCTCGTGTCGACCAGCAGCGACACGGCGAGCGGCAGATTGGTCCGGCTGAAAAACGTGACGTCCTGTTTGACGCCATCCTCATAGACGGAGAAGTCGTCCTGGGTCAGGTCCGTCACGTATCGGTTCGCCGGATCGGTGACCGTGACGTTGAGCGACACCACGTCGACGCCGCTGCGGAACGCGCCGCTCTGGGGTGGCACCACATCCTGCGGCTTCTGCCTCCCAGCGAGCGTCGCCGACGCGGCGGCGAGTGCCAGCACCAGCCCCAGCGCGACCGTTCGTGACAGGCGCATCACTTGGGTGGGTTGGCCTTGACGCGGACCGGGGTACCGCGTGCCGTCAGGTCGGTTCTGGTGGCGCTCACTTCGATCTTCTCGGGTGGAATCAGCGTTTGTGGCCGCGCGTAGGTCACCCGATACTGGGAGAGCAACTCTGCCGCGATCCGGTCCAACGTGTCTTTGATCGCCATTGACGACAACAGGTTCTGCCGGCTACCCCCGCTGGCCCTTGTGCCACGGTCGAACACACTCTCGCGGCTTCGTCCGTCGGCCGTCATCGCGTCGGGCGGGGTGCCCCGCGAGACGGTGACCACGTGGAGCGCCGGACCCTGGTCGGCGAGCTGCTCGAGCACGTTGCGGTCGTCCCGGTTGCTGAATTCAGCGCCGCCCAGCCAGATCACCAAGATCGCCGAGCGTTCGGCCTCTCGCTTCTTGAGCCCGTTCAGCGTCTCGACGACCGCCTCGAGCGTATAGGCACCCGACCCGGGCGTCGAGAAAACCCGTCCGATGCCCTGCGCCAGAAGCGCCGCATCGCTCGTGTAGTCGGCCAGCACCCGTGGGCGTTCGCCGAACTCGACCAGGGATATATGAGCGTGCGGACGCATCTGCGCGACGAGCGACTCGAGCCCCTGGCGCAAGTCGCTGATCTGTGAGCCGGCGGCTGCGCTGGTGTCGACCAGCACCGCCAGATCAATTGGTTCGGTCGCCCGGCGCACCCTCAGGACTTCGCGCAGGCGCCCATCCTCCCGGATAGCGAAATCACGCGGCCCGAGATTCGGCACCGGTTTGCCCGAGCGATCGAGCACGGACACGAAGATGTCGCGTTCGAGCGCCTGGGCGGCCGCACGGCCTGGGAGGAGCGCCCCCAGCACCGCGAGCGTGAGAACGGGGAACATCCGCCGACAACGCGCGCGCAGCACGCTTGGGTTCACGGTCATTCATCCTTGTTGGAGGCAGGCCTACTTTTCAGTATAGCGAAAGCGCGAAACGATTGTCAGCACGGCACTTGGCTTTCTTGACCGATCTTCGAGGCGCATGTTATAACCCGTGGGCTACGGTGTTTAACGCCCTCCCGCGAGATGCTGGTGCGCCTGCTTTGTGCTTCGACTCGCAGTTACGGTTGCGTGCTCTTGCGAGGCGTTCCGGCGACAATGCTCGCTCAGCACAAAGTCCTGAGTGAACATGTTCGTCGCGGGATCTGTGAATCGAAGGGCTTTGCGACACGGGTGATACGTCGATGGTCAACGCGTGGATTCCGATTCTCATCTACATCCTGGTCGCGATGGCGTTCGGCGTGGGCACCCTGCTGGTGGCCAGGCTGGTCGCGCCGCAGCGCGCGGGCAAGGTCAAGCTCGATCCGTACGAGTGCGGCATTGAACCGAAGACCGATGCGCGTGATCGCTACAGCGTCCGGTACTTCATGGTGGCCATGCTGTTCCTGATCTTCGACGTGGAGACGATTTTCCTGTATCCATGGGCCGTCATCATGGATTCGCTGGCGTGGTTTGGTTTCATCGAGATGATGGTGTTCCTGTTCATCCTCGTCGTCGGGTATGTCTATGCCTGGCGTGAGGGCGCCCTGGAGTGGGCGTAGGCGGGGGAGCGGTGATGTCCGAAGACCCGAAGCTCGATCCTCCAGAAAAGCCCGCGGCGGCAGCCCCGGCTGACAAGCCCGCGGCTGCAGCCGCCGAGAAGCCCGCTGCGGCAGCCAAGCCCGCTGCGGCGAAGCCCGAACCCAAGGCGCCGCCGGCCCTGCCAGTGCCGCCCGACCAGGCGCCACCAGCCGACATGGCGATTCCGCCATTCATTGCGGCTCTCCAGGCCAGGGTGCCCGGTGCGGTTGAACACGTGAGTTTCTGGGTCGGCGACTGGTCGGTCGTTGTGGCCGCCAACCGTCTGATCGAGGTGGCCACCTTCCTGCGGGACGCGCCTGAGTGCGCATTCAACTACCTGTCCGATCTGACGGCGAGCGATTGGCCGGCCCGACCCGACAAGCGGTTTGACCTGATCCTGTGTCTCTACTCGATCGGGTTGCGCCAGCGTCTGCGCGTCAAGGTGCGCCTAGCCGATGGCGAAGCCGTGCCGTCAGTGACCAGTCTCTGGCCCGGAGCGAACTGGTTAGAGCGCGAGGTGTACGACATGTTCGGCGTGCCGTTCACCGGGCATCCGGACCTTCGGCGGATCCTGATGCCGCTCGACTGGCAGGGACATCCCCAGCGCAAGGACTACCCGCTCGAAGGACCTGGCGAACTCCTGATGGAAAACCCGCAGGACTGGTTGAAGGCAAGGCAGACGGCGGTTGAGGCCGACATCGAGTGAGCACCGTGACCATGCAGAGAGAAACCGCCCGCCCGATGTTTGACACCGACGAACTGGTCATCAACATGGGGCCCCAGCACCCCAGCACGCATGGCGTGCTGCGGCTTGTGCTGAAGCTCGACGGCGAGAAGGTCGTCGATTGCGATGCCGTCATTGGCTACCTGCACCGCGGCGTCGAGAAGTTGTGCGAGAATCGCGACTGGACCCAGATCGTCCTGATCACCGACCGGATGGACTACTGCGCGGCAGCGACCAACAATCTCGGCTACGTCGAGACGGTCGAAAAACTGATGTCGCTTGAGGTGCCGCGCCGGGCGCAGTACATCCGCACGATCCTCTCCGAGCTTCAGCGCGTCGCGAGCCACCTGCTCTGGCTGGGCACGCATGCCGCCGACATCGGTGCGCTGACGGTGCTGCTGTACGGGTTGCGCGAACGCGAGCTGGTGCTCGATCTGTTCGAGGAATACTGCGGCGCGCGTCTGACCTACAACTCCATGCGCATCGGCGGCCAGCCGGCCGACCTGCCGGAGGGCTGGGACAAGAAGGTGCTGCGCTTCTGCGAGATCCAGGAGCAGAAACTGCCGGAGTACGAGCAGTTGCTGACGAGCAACCGGATCTGGATGGAGCGCACCAACAACGTCGGCATCATCTCGGCTGCCGATGCGATCGGCATTGGCATGTGCGGTCCGCCGTTGCGTGCCTCGGGCGTCGTGCGCGACGTGCGCAAGGACGAGCCGTACGCGGCGTATGCCGAGATGGATTTCGACATTCCGATCGGCGTCCGGGGCGACACCTACGATCGCTACCTGGTCCGCCTTGAGGAGTTCCGCCAGTCGTTGCGGATCATCCGCCAGGCGGTGGAGGGGCTTCCAGAAGGGCCGATCATGGGCAAGGTGCCGCGCCTGATCAAGCCGCCGGCCGGCGAAACCTACCATGCGATCGAGGCGCCGAAGGGCGAACTCGGGTACTTCATCGCGAGCGACGGCAAGTCGGTCAGCCCGTACCGGTTCCGGGTCAGGCCGCCGTCATTCTGCAATCTGCAGGCGCTCCGGCAGTTGGTGCGGGGCCACCTGATTGCCGATGTCGTGGCCCTCATCGGCACCATCGACATCGTGCTCGGTGAAGTGGATCGGTAAGTCGGAGGCGCGAGGGAAGAGGCGTGAGGCGTGAGGCGAAAGGCGCGAGGCGTGAGGCGCGAGGCGCGGGGGAGCAGGACGCGAGGCACGGGGGGCGTTCTTCCCTATCGCCTCTCGCCTCGTCCCTAACGCCTATAGATAACAACCAACCATGATTGAAGCCGTCGTGTTCCCGCTCATCAAGATCGTCATTGTGCTGGCGGCGGTGCTGGCCACAGTGATGTACATCGTCCTGCTCGAGCGCAAGGTGCAGGCCTGGGTGCAGGTGCGGCTCGGCCCGATGCGCGTGGGGCCGCACGGCATCCTGCAGCCGCTGGCCGACGTGCTGAAGTTGTTCGTCAAGGAAGACATCACGCCGGTGATGGCCGACAAGTGGGTGTTTACGGCCGCGCCGATCATCGTGCTGGTGCCGGCGCTCATCGCGTTTGCAGTCATTCCGTTCGCCTCGAACGAGATGAAGCTGTTTGGCCTGCCGATCTCGGGCCGCATTGCCGACGTCAACGTCGGCCTGCTTTACATCGTGTCGGTCGCCTCGCTCGGGATCTACGGCATCATCCTCGGCGGCTGGGCGTCGAACAGCAAGTACCCGCTCATTGCCAGCCTCCGGGCGTCCGCCCAGCTCATCAGTTACGAGATCGCGGTGACGATGACGCTCGTCACGATCATCATGCTGGCGGGCACGCTCAGCATGGTGGGGATTGTCGACGCGCAGGCGAAATCGGGGATGTGGTTCGCGTTCATGCAGCCGGTCGCGTTCTTCATCTACTTCGTGGGCGGGCTGGCCGAGACCAACCGCGCGCCGTTCGACCTGCCGGAAGCCGAGCAGGAACTGGTCGCCGGGTTCCACACCGAGTACTCCGGGATGCGGTTCGCGTTCTTCTTCCTTGCCGAATACGCGAACATGATCGTGGTGTCGGCGGTGGCGACGACGCTGTTTTTCGGAGGCTGGCTGCAGCCGTTCCCGAACGTTTCGTGGCTGTCGTGGCTCGGGGTCGTTCCGGGCTGGATCTGGTTCTGCACGAAGACGTTCGTGTTCCTGTACGTCTTTCTGTGGGTACGCGCGACATTCCCGCGCTACCGCTACGACCAGCTCATGCGCCTGGGCTGGAAGTGGCTGATTCCGCTGGCCATCCTGAACGTTGTGGTGACCGGCTTCTTGAAGGTGCTGCTGTAAGGGGCCGCGCCGGTCGCGGAGAGCTATGGCCGAAGCCGTTGTGTTCTACATCTTCGCTTTGCTAATCCTCGGGTTCGCCGTGCTCGTCATCACGGCGAAGAGCACCGTGCACAGCGTGCTGTACCTCGTGGCGGATTTTCTGTGCGTGGCGGCGCTGTACGTCGTGCTGCAAGCCCAGTTCCTGGCGGTCATCCAGGTGATGGTGTACGCGGGCGGCATCGTCGTCCTGTACCTGTTCGTGGTGATGCTGGTGAACCTGAAGCGCCCGCCGGAACTGCACCGTGATCCGCGCCGGCTCGGCCGGCTGGGCCTGGTGATGGCGCTGGCCGTGTTCGGGGAACTCGTGGCGATTAGCGCCTATGGCTGGCTCACGCCGTCGGGTGTCGCCGGCACGCTGGATCCGAAGAACATCGAGCAGGTCGGCCGCGCCCTGTACACCGACTACCTGGTGCCGTTCGAAGTCGCGTCGGTGTTGTTGCTGGTGGCGATGATTGGCGCCATCGTGCTGGCCAAGCGGGAGCTGTAGAGGATCAGATGATTACCCAGACGCATTACCTGGTGCTCTCGGCCGCGCTCTTCATGCTCGGCATCATCGGCGTGATGACGCGCCGCAACATCATCATCATTCTCATGTCGATGGAGTTGATGCTCAATGCGGTGAATATCAATCTGATCGCGTTCTCGCGGCAGTTGGGGGACGTGACCGGGCAGGTCTTCGCCGTGTTTGTCATCTGCGTGGCGGCGGCCGAGGCCGCGGTGGGCCTGGGCATCATCGTCGCGTTCTACCGCAACAAGGAAACGATCAACATCGACGAGATGAACCTGTTGCGGTGGTGAGTCGTATGCATTTGATCTGGCTGATCCCTCTGTTGCCTGCGTTTGGCGCCCTCGTGAACGGGGTCGTCGGGGTGCGCTACTTCACCAAGCGCACGGCGGGCCTGCTGGCGTGTGCGACGATGGCGGGCGCGCTGGCCCTGTCGCTCTACGCGTTCTTCGAACTGCTCGGGCTCGAGCCCGAGGCGCGCGAGTACGTGGTGCGTCCGCTGACGTGGATCTCCGCGCTGCCGCTGCAGCTGAAGGACGGTTCGATCGGCAGCTTCAGTATTCCGTGGGGATTCCGGCTCGATCCGCTCTCCGCGATGATGATTCTCGTCGTCACCGGGATCGGGTTCCTGATCCACGTGTACTCGGTCGGCTACATGCACGGAGAGTCGAGAGGCGCCTACGCGCGCTTCTTCGCGTATCTCAACCTCTTCGTGTTCTTCATGCTGATGCTCGTCCTCGGCGACAACTTCGCCGTGATGTTCGTCGGGTGGGAGGGCGTCGGGCTCTGTTCGTACCTGCTGATCGGCTACTACTACGAGAAAAAGAGCGCATCGGACGCCGGCAAGAAAGCCTTCATCGTCAATCGCATCGGGGACTGGGGCTTCATCGTTGGGATGTTCCTCGTCTTCTCGGTGTTCGGCACGCTGGATTTCCGGGCTGTCGCCAACGCCGCCGGGTCGATGCCGGTCGAGAGCGCGGGCTTCGGGACGCTGTCGCTCATCACGCTGCTGCTGTTTGTCGGGGCCACCGGCAAGTCGGCGCAGATCCCCCTCTACGTCTGGTTGCCAGACGCGATGGAGGGCCCGACGCCAGTCTCCGCGCTGATCCACGCGGCGACGATGGTGACGGCCGGCGTCTACATGGTGGGCCGCAACGCCGTGCTCTTCTCGCACTCGCCGGAGACGATGCAGATCGTGGCGATTGTCGGCGTGGCTACCGCCTTCGTGGCGGCCACGATCGGCCTCGTCCAGAACGACATCAAGCGGGTTCTGGCGTACTCGACCGTGTCTCAGCTGGGCTTCATGTTCCTGGCGATGGGCGTGGGCGCATTCGCCGCGGGCACGTTCCACCTCATGACGCATGCGTTCTTCAAGGCGCTGCTCTTCCTCTGTTCGGGCTCCGTCATTCACGCGATGGCCGGCCAGCAGGACATGCGGCACATGGGCGGCCTCAAGAAGTACCTGCCCGTGACGTACGTGACGATGCTCATCGGCACGCTGGCGATCGCAGGCATTTTTCCGCTGTCGGGGTTCTTCAGCAAGGACGAGATTCTGTTCCGCGCGTTTCTCAGCAACAAGTACATCTGGGGCGTAGCGGTCGTCACGGCGTTGATGACGGCGTTCTACATGTATCGCCTGATGTCGATGACCTTCTTCGGCACGTACCGTGGCCCGGCGTTTGAGGGGGCGGGTGGTCACGGATACGCCGGCAAAGGCCACGGACCAGCGGCGGCCGGCCATGGGGCGGCGCCTGGGCATGCGAATGCCAGCCACGGCGGACAGGGCGGTGGTCACGCAGCAGCCGATGCCAGCCTCGGCGGCGGTGGAACCCATGGCCACGCCGTAGCCGGTCACGGCGAAGGCGGGTGGCACGGGCCGCACGAGTCGCCGAAGTCGATGACGATCCCGCTCCTGATTCTGGCCGTGGGCGCCATCATCGCGGGCTTCGTGGGCTGGCCGGCCGCGCTCGGGGGCAACAACGACATCGAGCACTTCTTGCACCCCAGTTTCATTGCTCGAACTGCGGAGACTGCCAAGCACGCCGTCGAGGGTGCAACCCTGAGCGAGTCTGCGCATGTGGCCGAGTCGAAGGTTGGGTTGGCGCATGAGGGCGCGGCTCCGGCGTCAGCCGGAGTCCTGAGCGAGCAGGAAGGGGCAGGCGAGTCGAAGGAGCACGTGTCCTGGTACGTCGAGATCGGCCTGATGCTGTTCTCGCTGCTCATCGGCATCACGGGCATCATGGTCGCCTATCGCTTCTACGTGCGAGCGCCTGAGATTGCCGACAAACTCGCGCAGCGGTGGGCCGGCGCTCATCGCGTGCTTTCCAACAAGTACTACGTAGACGAATTCTACGACGCCACGGCGATCGCCGGCACGATGGCATCGGCCCGCGGCCTCTGGGTGTTCGACGCGAAGGTCGTCGACGGCGCCGTCAACGGCACCGGCTGGTTGACGATGTTCTCGTCGTGGTTCTCACATGTGATTGACAAGTACGTCGTCGACGGCCTCGTCAACTTCGTCGGGGCCGTGCTGGAGGAGGGGAGCTTCGTGTTCCGCCGCTTCCAGACCGGCCTGATTCAGAACTACGCGC is a window encoding:
- a CDS encoding glycosyltransferase family 2 protein, with translation MTPERGAETNPVEVSIVIPCLNEAATIGACIDAAIGVLQEHDIAGEVVVADSSTDDSPIVAASHGARVVRVDLKGYGNGLMGGIGSARGGYIIMADADGQHDFQAIPELVARLRGGAELAQGCRLPSGGGRIMPGAMKWSHRWIGNPLFSLLSRWWYRSPVHDVNCGFRGFTRGLYERLDLQCTGMEFAAEMILKASLLHARIAEVPITVYPDRRVVHRAHLRTFRDGWRALRFFLLYTPRWLFLMPGLLLWLVGAGGYAVAWSPAAAGEVSAARALLLSSACLLCGYQSVIFAIFAKTFAVSERLLPEDPKLTRFYELVTLEKGLLSGAAALVAGVVLLACSGQDLSRAVAGATVTILGFQTMISSFLVSIIGLRRR
- the cobA gene encoding uroporphyrinogen-III C-methyltransferase codes for the protein MPNRPMVCFIGAGPGDPGLITVRGANSLGRADVVVYDRLVHPSLLRYARPDAERIDVGRAAPQGTARDAIAYLLLEKVREGKQVARLKWGDPFVFDDGGEEALFLHEHGVRFEVVPGIPAAVGGPAYAGIAVTYRGGGDTLTLVRGNEDATEDTPDLDWASLAKLDGTIVCYAGPRQLPAMLAALRANGRSDDEPVALIYNATLPTQRTITGTLASLADTALPTESRPAIVVVGRVAALREHMRWFDVRPLSGRRVVVTRPREQARELVDLLEDQGADVIVAPTVRMAPPTGYETLDEACAKIGTYDWVVLPTLAGTDVFLRRLLAGPSDVRSLHGVGICAIGQTSVDRFAALGIRVDAKPSEYRPEGIVEALAESRRLDRLRILIPRAEGVRDVLAAELRRAGAEVTEVAAYRIVKVLPGDKGEPDLYKKLLEQQVDILVFGNPSTAREFVDIYGAEALVDLLRRTLVACIGPVTAQALLAHGIRADIVADDHTSAGLVAAVVRHVRTTKQA
- a CDS encoding VWA domain-containing protein; this translates as MRLSRTVALGLVLALAAASATLAGRQKPQDVVPPQSGAFRSGVDVVSLNVTVTDPANRYVTDLTQDDFSVYEDGVKQDVTFFSRTNLPLAVSLLVDTSASMDEKIATVRAAAGGFVAHLRPEDRTQLINFDSRVNVLLPFTSAHPDLDRAIASLSAGGSTALYNAVYIALKELKKNQARSADELRRQAIVLLTDGEDTSSLVSFEEVLDQTKRSETAVYAIGLRAQDSNIGKAYSEAEYVLRQLTTQTGGRVFFPETVADLPAIYNQIWQELSSQYLLGYSSKNPRRDGRWRRVVVRVERPGTSSRTKQGYYGPSL
- a CDS encoding VWA domain-containing protein, whose translation is MTVNPSVLRARCRRMFPVLTLAVLGALLPGRAAAQALERDIFVSVLDRSGKPVPNLGPRDFAIREDGRLREVLRVRRATEPIDLAVLVDTSAAAGSQISDLRQGLESLVAQMRPHAHISLVEFGERPRVLADYTSDAALLAQGIGRVFSTPGSGAYTLEAVVETLNGLKKREAERSAILVIWLGGAEFSNRDDRNVLEQLADQGPALHVVTVSRGTPPDAMTADGRSRESVFDRGTRASGGSRQNLLSSMAIKDTLDRIAAELLSQYRVTYARPQTLIPPEKIEVSATRTDLTARGTPVRVKANPPK
- the ndhC gene encoding NADH-quinone oxidoreductase subunit A, with the translated sequence MVNAWIPILIYILVAMAFGVGTLLVARLVAPQRAGKVKLDPYECGIEPKTDARDRYSVRYFMVAMLFLIFDVETIFLYPWAVIMDSLAWFGFIEMMVFLFILVVGYVYAWREGALEWA
- a CDS encoding NADH-quinone oxidoreductase subunit C translates to MSEDPKLDPPEKPAAAAPADKPAAAAAEKPAAAAKPAAAKPEPKAPPALPVPPDQAPPADMAIPPFIAALQARVPGAVEHVSFWVGDWSVVVAANRLIEVATFLRDAPECAFNYLSDLTASDWPARPDKRFDLILCLYSIGLRQRLRVKVRLADGEAVPSVTSLWPGANWLEREVYDMFGVPFTGHPDLRRILMPLDWQGHPQRKDYPLEGPGELLMENPQDWLKARQTAVEADIE
- a CDS encoding NADH-quinone oxidoreductase subunit D, with translation MFDTDELVINMGPQHPSTHGVLRLVLKLDGEKVVDCDAVIGYLHRGVEKLCENRDWTQIVLITDRMDYCAAATNNLGYVETVEKLMSLEVPRRAQYIRTILSELQRVASHLLWLGTHAADIGALTVLLYGLRERELVLDLFEEYCGARLTYNSMRIGGQPADLPEGWDKKVLRFCEIQEQKLPEYEQLLTSNRIWMERTNNVGIISAADAIGIGMCGPPLRASGVVRDVRKDEPYAAYAEMDFDIPIGVRGDTYDRYLVRLEEFRQSLRIIRQAVEGLPEGPIMGKVPRLIKPPAGETYHAIEAPKGELGYFIASDGKSVSPYRFRVRPPSFCNLQALRQLVRGHLIADVVALIGTIDIVLGEVDR
- the nuoH gene encoding NADH-quinone oxidoreductase subunit NuoH produces the protein MIEAVVFPLIKIVIVLAAVLATVMYIVLLERKVQAWVQVRLGPMRVGPHGILQPLADVLKLFVKEDITPVMADKWVFTAAPIIVLVPALIAFAVIPFASNEMKLFGLPISGRIADVNVGLLYIVSVASLGIYGIILGGWASNSKYPLIASLRASAQLISYEIAVTMTLVTIIMLAGTLSMVGIVDAQAKSGMWFAFMQPVAFFIYFVGGLAETNRAPFDLPEAEQELVAGFHTEYSGMRFAFFFLAEYANMIVVSAVATTLFFGGWLQPFPNVSWLSWLGVVPGWIWFCTKTFVFLYVFLWVRATFPRYRYDQLMRLGWKWLIPLAILNVVVTGFLKVLL
- a CDS encoding NADH-quinone oxidoreductase subunit J, with the translated sequence MAEAVVFYIFALLILGFAVLVITAKSTVHSVLYLVADFLCVAALYVVLQAQFLAVIQVMVYAGGIVVLYLFVVMLVNLKRPPELHRDPRRLGRLGLVMALAVFGELVAISAYGWLTPSGVAGTLDPKNIEQVGRALYTDYLVPFEVASVLLLVAMIGAIVLAKREL
- the nuoK gene encoding NADH-quinone oxidoreductase subunit NuoK, producing the protein MTQTHYLVLSAALFMLGIIGVMTRRNIIIILMSMELMLNAVNINLIAFSRQLGDVTGQVFAVFVICVAAAEAAVGLGIIVAFYRNKETINIDEMNLLRW